The following is a genomic window from Rutidosis leptorrhynchoides isolate AG116_Rl617_1_P2 chromosome 8, CSIRO_AGI_Rlap_v1, whole genome shotgun sequence.
aaaaccttttattgagacgtgtatttcgcatacatatataacgtaattaatctcgtaaagaaaactcatatttgaatttgaataataatataataataattaaatattaatgagagtgaattttttttttcgaaaaacatgaaataaataaataagtaaatttaatttaattagttattaattagattaatgaatcaccttttcttttttcttttttggtttttttttaacaTAGGAATTAGCATAATAATGACATTattattatagaattttaataaaaactataaatagaTATCAGTCTCGGTTCGTTTAGTTTCACGCTTTATTGACATTGACTTGTACGTCCGAGCTCGAAATTGCTCTTGCTTGGATCATAAATCTAACATAAAATGACATGAGAAAGCAACAATTATTGGGCTGAATGAGTGTTGGGCTGTGTACGATGAGTGTTGGGCTGTGTACGACCCACCAAATAACAAGTGGGCCATACATCAAATTCTTTCAAACATTAACCCACCGGTTGTTACTCTTTTTCTACACAACCAATCATCATTCACCTTTCCAAGCACTTTTTCTCacacacaaaaacacacatacttcaatTAATTCAGGGTTTCATTTTCTTTTTCTGCAACTAATAATAATCCAGAAGAACGTCAATCAAATGCCCTAAATAAAAAGGGATGTCTGAATTCGACGTCTTTTACTACTAATACACACCATCATTTTAACCAAATATAAACCTCAATTTTCTTATttattgttaaattgttaaataAATGACAAAGGAGATTGATTGCTGTAATCACTTGTATCGCGCCATTTCTCCCAAATCTGTTCAGATCACAGTTTATCCAATCAATACTTTTAGGTATGTGCTTCTGCAGGTTATTATTAGCTTACTAAACTGAGCTGATTTCAGTTTGTTATCATGATTTAAGACTCTGATTTTGTTTAGCTTGCATTATCATGTTTGTTTGGTAGCTTATTCGTAATATTTAGATTCTAGATTTTAATTTTAGGTTAAATGATAGACACTTACACTGCAAAAAAAAAGTacagtaataaaaaaaaaaaaaatcattttttagcTAAAACAGAAAGGTATTATCTCTTTAAGATGAGGATATGAATATTTAAGATCTTAATTTTGAAGCCCATGGAGTAGAATAAGTGATATTAGGGTGTGGATATTTTCTATGCTTCATAGAAGAATTAATTAGGAACTGCAAATGATGGTAGTTTACTGCGGTGTGAAGATTCGAACTTGGAACTTGTGGATGATTTTTATTACAAGTTTAGAACTCTATTAATTAAGGAAGCCAACCACAAAATGTTATATTGATATATAAATCCCTGTTTTCAAAAGTTCTGCCTAGGTGTTAACTGTTAAGCATCTTTTAACCTCTTCATAAAGTACAATTAGTAATATTAGGGCTACAACTCGGCTTTTGATGTCCTTTTGATATTATTCTTTTTACTAAAACACAATATAGGCCCCTTTGGTATTTCACGTATACTCTTGCGTGAACTAATACGTCAACATGAAtggcttattatttttattagtactaAACGACTGCAAGCTACTTCCTGCATATTAATATATCCAAAATCGAAGTCATAGCTCATATGCTTAAAGTTTGTATCTTTTCTTGATCCATATTCAAGTTGGATTTATTTCATGTATGTTACAGGTATTTTATTAGTTGTGTCTGACATGGATTTGAATTTTTCGTTAACAGCGATAGAAGATTTCTACTGTCTTCATGTTGCCAGAGGGGTAGTTAAGCAATGGATTGTGTCAAGGGTGCCACTCTTCTCAAGGGTATCTTATTCTTCATATCAAATTGTAATTCCTGTTTTGCATAGTTCCATCAGATTACTTTTTTTCATATAAAATTTGTTCAAGTTCATTGCTTCATTCAAATAATACCTGTAATCTGCACTATACAGTCCAGGTGCAGGTCGTGGGCCTCATATTCAACATTTTCTAATTTTGTTGTGTTTTATGATACTTTATCTTTAAGTTGCCAAATTGATCGAATAAAATAATAGCTGAAAGGTCAACTTTCTATACTTAGATATTTATTCAATGATGCCTAACAAATATCACTACATGATTGCAGGTTCATCGGGCCTTCGTCTCTTTCTGTTAATGATTTTTCTCTTAACGATCTCATTATCCAAATTTTTGTATGTAATTGGTGAAAATCTGCCACCTGCATCTCAACTCGTTAGTCTTCCTAGTTCCGGAATCTTCCAACCTATAGAAATATCCCCTTCAGCTTTACCAACTTACCCCTTTCCTTTAAAGAACTTGCCACCTATGTACccaacctttccaaaaacatacaaACCGGTCCTGACCGGTAGATGCCCGTTTAATTTTTCTTCTATTTCAGATATCATAGAAAAAACCGCATCCGATTGTACTTTACTTTTAGCACCACTCGTGGGAAATGTCATATGTTGCCCACAATTCGCTAGTTCACTTCACATATTTCAGGGGCATTATGGTAATAATAATTCCGATAGCTTAGTTCTTCAAAATACCACTGCTGATGATTGTTTCTCAGATATAGTAGAAGTTTTAGCAAGCAGAGGTGCAAACAGTTCGGTCCCGGCTATGTGTTCATTTAAGTCGTCAAATTTGACCGGAGGTTCGTGTCCTGTAAAGGATATACATACGTTTGAGAAAATTGTAAACACGAGTAAATTATTGGAGGCTTGTAGTGTAATTGATCCTCTTAAAGAGTGTTGCAGATCGGTTTGTCAACCTGCAATTATGGAAGCTGCGTttcaaatttcttcatcacaatcagTAGTTGGTGAAAATGTGGAAACGGGTTTATCGACTCATATTGGCGTTTTAAGTGATTGCAAGGGGGTTGTGTATTCATGGCTTTCAAGGAAACTTCCATTAGAAGTTGCAGATTCTTCTTTTAGAATATTATCTGCCTGTAAAGTTAACAAAGGTATTGTTACTTATCTATGACGATGCTGTTTTTATATCTTAGCTGAATAAAGAATGTGCTATTCATGACTACACAGTAACAATATTAGTATATTAcggttttaattttatcatgaatgATATGATTTACCAGTTTGTCCGAATAGAAGTTGCATAAAAGTTACATCGTGGTAACTTTCAATAGGTTTAACCCATTTGACCGGTTCCCATGTTAGCTACACTACTATAATTTTTACCTGTTTGAAATAAACCACAACTTTAATCGACACATTCTTAAGTTTGCCATTAGAAATATGTCACCTCTAGTGGTGATGATTAAGTTGCTGTTAGTACAAATTTTAAGGGTTTCTTTTTAATTGATGTATACTCCATAAAATTATTTGAATTTTATATGAATTGATATAAGTTTGGATGCAGTTTGCCCTTTGGAGTTAAATCAGCCAGTTGAGGTGATAAAAGCTTGTCGAAATGCGGCTGGTCCCAGTCCTTCGTGTTGTAGCTCATTGAATTCCTACATTGCGGGTGTACAAAGGCAAATGTTAATAACAAACAGACAAGCAATAATATGTGCATCGTTTTTGGGGTCCATGTTACGCAAAGGCGGAGTACTAACAAACGTTTATGAACTTTGTGATGTTGACTTGAAAGATTTTAGCCTCCAAGGTGAATAACTTCTCGAGTTTGCAAAATTGGAGAGTGGGGGTTTTGGGTCAAAAAGTGTTGAACAACTTCCATACACTTTTGTATACACGTTTCCAAAAAAAATTTAAGTAATTAGTTTGCTACACAGTTTGTAGACCTATGTTACTACATGATTGGCTGAAAATTGACACTTTTAGAACTTGGGTATATTGCATCTTATGCTTATATGATCTCTGGAAATTATCTGATCTTTGTTTGTTTTCTGTATTCGACTACGATTTTTGGCGCTGAAGTATCTTATGGAGAAGAAGGTGACCTCATTTGCTTTTATTTTGACTCTGCTTTTATTTTACATCATTAGCATGCAATTTCTTTTGACTCATGTTAGAGATATTTTAACTTTTGTAAAATGAAGTACTTGTACTATATTTTAGGAACTgacatataactttatatatttaggcGTTTCTGTTGTTGATAAACAAATGTCAAAAAGAGAAATGGTCTCTAATGttacctttattaataataataataataattgatattaaatattaatataatatacattTTCGTATGTGTGTTCAGGGTGTCTACTTAGAAGCTTTCCTGATGACGTGGTATACGACAATACAAGTGGATTCAGCTTTACATGCGACTTAAGTGACAATATTGCTGCTCCATGGCCTTCATCATCATCTATGGCATCTTTCTCTCTTTGTGCTCCTGGTAAAATGCGATTTATATGTTCATTAAACATCTTTAATCATCTTACTGAAATAATTTAGATTGTGATTGAAGATATATACTTGTGAAACTTATATTGATTTTGAAACAAAGTCTCTATAAAATAGTATAAAGTTTATAGGCATAAAATGGTCCGTGTTAGCTGTATATTTTCATAAGCTATTATTTTGACCCATACCCAACGATCCAGCCTACCCAATTGGTCACCTAAATACGGAGTAACATTTACCAATCACTTTTGCAGAGATGTCATTACCAGCACTACCAACATCAGAGACGGTATATCATGGTGCGTATCTTTTTATCTAAGAGTGTactttttgaataaaacaactttaTATACAAACTACAAAGAATATGTAGAAAGTCACAATTCTTATACTGCTGCAATGTGAATGTGCAGGGTGCAACAGTTTTCTTTTGGATCTCCTTATAATCGTGTTTGCACTTTTTATAGTTCCTCTAAATGATTATCATTAGTTGTAGTGGGGATGAGTGAGTTTTAAATAGAGAATGGTGGCAGAGTGAGTTCCTGTATATTTTGAGATTGATCTTCAATGTATAGTGTGCCCATTTATTTGTTGGCTTTTGTTCTTGAGAATGTTACACCAAACGGCTTTATTATGTTTAtatgtggtgtatatatatatatatatatacactagtgaaatgacccgtgaaatcacgggtttgtttacacgaaacagtttaataatatgttttaggtattaagtgaatgtaaatgttatagtcattttatttaatgacccgtggaaccacgaattccgactaagaaacttgtaagTGAGAGATAAAGTAAAATCGAGAAGAAATCATACCTTTGTAAGTGAGAAATAGTGAAATACAATGAAATTGAGAAGAATTAGTTGTTAATATCTCTTGTTTTGTAGATGATAAATTGGTGTAGAAGATAAACCTCAAGTCGTCATGCTAAATCGGTCTAGAGAAAAAACCCTAAGTTTTGTGACGAGTCGAGTACTAAGGTCGTGATAAAAGgaaaagaaaccctaagtaatacCGTACCGCCAGttttaattttgaaaaaaaaaaaacaaaacgtgAAAAATTGGTGAAAAAGCAAAAAACCCGTTTTAACCCGTGTTTGACCGTCGTTTAACCTTTTTTTGGTTGAAAAACCCGTTTTAACCCGTGTTTGACCGTCGTTTAACCTTTTTTGGTTGATTTCCGTTGTTCAAACGTTTCAGGTACAAACGGAACGGATCATTCAAAAATCCGTCTAGACCCCGTCTAGACGGCCGGCTGGCACGTTTTTTTACAACCCTGCAGAAGCATCActatttctttaaaaaaaaaaaaaaaactctcaattcGTCTCTATTCGTCTCTATTGCTTCTGTATTGCTCCGCACTCAATTTCGTCTCCACGTCTCTATTTATGTGGAACATATGCATCCGAATTTttttaagataaactacaaacatattgatgtacttaacttggacATAATAAATGAACTAACTTAACATGCATATGTAACATAATAAATCCCGTAAAATGAACCTATACTTACTTAAgaatacaatatttatatttttattaataataataataataataataataataataataataataataataataataacaacaacaacaacaacaacaacaacaacaacaataataataataataataataataataataataataataataataataataaagtttgcttaataattaaatatttatatttttattaataatgacatcatcatggaggtcttagaatttttctttttatttttgaattatttttaaccttgaaaattgttttttttatgacatcatcaagttaggaatttaatagatatatatatatatatatatatatatatataatatagatcccCTTTTTATCTGCAAATGTTCATAAtcgatatatttattatattaatattaatagggtGGTGTTGGACTGTTAGGTGACTAGCTTTTAGAAGTTTACGAGAGTTTAAACTCATTCTTTCTATACACTTTAACTTTTAGCTTTGTTTAATAGATAAAATCTTCAGAGCTAATGAATAAGGTGTAGAAAGAAAAAAAAGCTAATTGAAATTCAAGTATTGAAATTTGAAactgaaatatcttataaaaagaAGGTACgagcttataaaataaaataacatattATAAGTTTAAGCTCTCGCTTGTTTTGGTTTTTAGAAGGGGAGTGATATTTACACAACAAATTTTTGTTGTGTACACAACTATTATACTTTATAGTATTGTATTGTACAATACTTTAGAACTAGCCGCTATAAGTTTATGGCCCAATATTGAGATTTTAACACCTATCAATGAATGACAAGAAGCCTATGGAAGTTCTTAGAACTCTTTTCCTTATTCTTGAAATGGTATGGAAAATCCATTATATTCTATACCAATGTACATACTTGAACTAGCACTTTGATCCCTAACATTGATTTAGTTTAATCTTAGTCATTCTTATTGTAATAGGAGTAGTATATATAGGAGTGTCTTCATTTGGCACACAACAAGCCTCGAAGTTCTTGATTTAATTTCTCACAATCAATAAGCTTCGAAGTTTTTGATTTAATTTCTCACAATCAATATAAAAGTTTTCTTGATCTCAGTTGTTCTCTTTTAAttacttaaattataaattattataaagGTCTTAAGAAGGTTGACTTAGTAGAGTCAAAGCAAGCATGTATGACTTAAACCGTTAGAAAGTATGTGACAATAGGGTTCTcttaatttaattatttttatttaaaacaattTTCTTATAATAAACCTATAATTTCTTTGATATAtaaaattagtaattatattactaaaagaatatttatatttattcttgTAATTTTTATGATGTTGACAAATAATTCAAATTATCGTTTAATATTATTTGGGGTCAGCCTCGCGCTGCGAAGGCGGACcccttactttttttttttttataagtcaGTTTTTGTTGTACACAACTTATATTTTAGATTAAATACTTAAACATTAGTAACTCTAACAAAATTAAAATtgaaaatatgtttcaaatcaataGTAAGTGTGGGAGTAGAAAAAAATTGTAAAGAAAATAGAGAAAAAGAATAAGTAAAAGAaaagattttaaataatatatatatatatatatatatatatatatatatatatatatatatatatatataggtttaagagcccgtgcgttgcacgttgAATTTAATATTATTTCAAAGATAGTGTACGTATAATATTAGTAACATAACATTAAAACATATACTATGTTTCATATATCTGATATGAATAAAATATAATtcaattatttaaaaaaaacattacatatACATAATAGTTCATAGATATGATACAAATGGAAATTAtttaaaacatttcttcaattaaGTCTATAAGTATACCAAGACTTCTTTGTATACCACATTTTTTGTTTTGTTAGATAGTTTGTTATCCTTGTCTAAGATTAATATCTTGATTCCTTGCCGATTAGTAACTCGAGATATTTCAACGTATAGTTGTCCATGACAAAAGACCGGTTTTGGAAGAAATAAACAGACACGCGATAGTGATTGTCcttgacttttatttattgtcattgcaaAGACTCCATGACTCTATCATTAATGATTTTAAATACTTCATCAGTGAGAGCAAGAATTGCCCGTTCCTGATAACATTCTATGTTAATCTTCAGTAGACTTCAAAAACACACATATGTGTGCATGGGGGACGCCACGTTTTTGAAATTCAGTTGTGTAAACAACTACAATGAAAACGTTAAATAATTAGAGttcaatttaaaaaaaaagtttgaGTTTTAGTGAATATACACTTAATGAATATCAAGATATTGATTGAAAATACTTGTTTCAACCTCACCAAATATATGATTATCTTTGAAGTCTTTTATCATACTTTATAGCTTCATTTCAAATAGCCTACATAATATTTTGGGTATGTCTTCGGGTCTGAAATTCTGATTTTGCAAGAAACGGACAATTTTGCGCCACTTTGAATTGCAAGTAACATTTATGAACACTTTGGATTGCATCATATACGTATAACCTATGACAATTTAATTCATGTTCTTGACAATTTCTCATTTTTTTGTAAGAAATTCTTTTAATTTAATTcatgttttttgccaaaaaaataaaataaaataaaatacgtaTAACCTATGATAAAAGTTCAAAAGAGACATTATTTTAATACAGATTGTTAATCAAAAAAATAAAGGTTGTTAATATAGGTTGTCTTTTGGACCATAACCCATATAAAAGTTGACCAAAAAGTTTGAATTTCTTTTTTATTGTTTTCACACTTTTTTTATTCTTTTCATGAGTGCAAGAAGTCAACAAAACATTGAAAAAGTCACATTGAGATACGGATATTTCAATCACACACATTTTTAATAAACTAAAAGGTGGGGAATAAGATCATTTTCAATTGGTAATAATTGCGAGAAATGGGATATCTTCATTACCTTCAAAGTCCAAGCTTTCTGATTTGACTCCCTTTTCTAGAAAACCGCACAAACTGTATCGTCAAGTACCTTgcataaaaaaatatacttaagATTGAGAGATTGTAATTGTAAGAAAATGAAGTGTGTGAAAGAGAAGATGGAAgagtattattatttaaaactaaaATGAAAAGATAACATAAGTTCAGAAAACATACAATATcattaaataaataactataaagaAATGTTTATGAAACATAATTGAGAAAAAAAATTAAACCTGACCGAAATCTTGATTTGAATTAGAGAGAAAATTAGATCTGGAAAAAGAAGATGATTGTAAAAAGAAGATGAGGAAGAGAGAGAGATTTAGTAGTTTTTTGAGTTTGTAGATCTAAGCATTTGATTTTCATATATTTATAGATCtaagcattttgagtttgtagatctagatttaagagcccgtgagTTGCACGGTGACTCTCAATCACACTAAATTGAAACGAACAACTGTATATCAATTAACGAAATGATATACACAGTATTACAACTATTGTGTTGGGTGAATGAATGTAACGACCCCAAATCCATTTACCAAAACGAAGCActgttttttttataagttaggtcacATTAAAACGTTCATAACACATAATATTTCCAACTCTGTATTAACCAAAAGCATAATATCATAATGATAGGTTTAATAATTTATAATGACCCTTGGTACACTAATGACACATTACGAAGGCATTTGTTTCCGAATCACACAaaatacgggttaatactcaataacccaacccgataccaagagcataattcaggggactaccaaatccccaatccgcgtccaaatatccaaaagctacccccatcgagcccgagcgctcctacgcatctagtctaacaactaactAGCTTcaaaatcacaatacctgtaaaaaggtaaacaacgagaggtgtgacgacccggaaatttccgatcaaatttaaacttaaactttatatgagttcgacacgataagcaaagtctgttaggttgagtttcaaaatttttgaactgattcatatattcaatcgaccttcgactgttctcgacgattcacgaacaattaattgtaaatagatatgtgtgtatatatatatataaataataattgaaaatataatttgatatattatatgttgttgttattaaaagtaattatgtgaaataaaaataaatggTGACCCGAAAACGAGTTACATAAATTAtagatttattaaatatatatttaggagctatttgttaaattttaacacttttaatattttacatgggatcgagcgcggacagttgatttaatttttatttaataattttaaacagttaataaccgaattttacaccataatgactgaaataaataaagatgattaatataaaattttggaattttcccaaagacttttatccgtcactgatttacaacggggatacgaaatttagtccgtgaaAGGCGACGGTTAATAatttcacacgtttatattttaaattatattataataattaatatattattattaatattgagatGATAATGAAAACTTAGATTCACGGATATGATTACTCTACGTGATTGACTGACTCTTTACAAACaactaactaaatatatatattattgtataataaagatctttatatataatccatattgATTAATGATACATGTGAACACACATTTGTTGTTGTCTCCTGCTTAGAATCGAACAAAACAACAAGTGGTAACAATTTTCAATGGGATCTTATagtatttattataatataatacacATACACTTGCATAagtttttctgtttatatttcGGTCATAATCCAACCCATTATTGCCAAACACATTttctttacaattttttttttatatataaaacctcaAGCATCATATACCTTCTCCCTATAATTAACTTGATTAATATTTCTCTCTAATTTCATTCTCTGGCCATTTTAATTAAATAAGAACAAGTGATACTCCATATTAGTTATACGATGAGAGTGAGAGTGATGGACGTAACCAAATGTGGCAAAAACTCGAACACATGCATCGAAACGGAGAACACCATTGCTCACCACCCACTTGATAGATTGCTACTGCTATTTCCTTTAATATCGCCACCACC
Proteins encoded in this region:
- the LOC139862378 gene encoding uncharacterized GPI-anchored protein At1g61900-like isoform X1, giving the protein MDCVKGATLLKGILFFISNCSSGLRLFLLMIFLLTISLSKFLYVIGENLPPASQLVSLPSSGIFQPIEISPSALPTYPFPLKNLPPMYPTFPKTYKPVLTGRCPFNFSSISDIIEKTASDCTLLLAPLVGNVICCPQFASSLHIFQGHYGNNNSDSLVLQNTTADDCFSDIVEVLASRGANSSVPAMCSFKSSNLTGGSCPVKDIHTFEKIVNTSKLLEACSVIDPLKECCRSVCQPAIMEAAFQISSSQSVVGENVETGLSTHIGVLSDCKGVVYSWLSRKLPLEVADSSFRILSACKVNKVCPLELNQPVEVIKACRNAAGPSPSCCSSLNSYIAGVQRQMLITNRQAIICASFLGSMLRKGGVLTNVYELCDVDLKDFSLQVSYGEEGCLLRSFPDDVVYDNTSGFSFTCDLSDNIAAPWPSSSSMASFSLCAPEMSLPALPTSETVYHGCNSFLLDLLIIVFALFIVPLNDYH
- the LOC139862378 gene encoding uncharacterized GPI-anchored protein At1g61900-like isoform X2; the protein is MDCVKGATLLKGSSGLRLFLLMIFLLTISLSKFLYVIGENLPPASQLVSLPSSGIFQPIEISPSALPTYPFPLKNLPPMYPTFPKTYKPVLTGRCPFNFSSISDIIEKTASDCTLLLAPLVGNVICCPQFASSLHIFQGHYGNNNSDSLVLQNTTADDCFSDIVEVLASRGANSSVPAMCSFKSSNLTGGSCPVKDIHTFEKIVNTSKLLEACSVIDPLKECCRSVCQPAIMEAAFQISSSQSVVGENVETGLSTHIGVLSDCKGVVYSWLSRKLPLEVADSSFRILSACKVNKVCPLELNQPVEVIKACRNAAGPSPSCCSSLNSYIAGVQRQMLITNRQAIICASFLGSMLRKGGVLTNVYELCDVDLKDFSLQVSYGEEGCLLRSFPDDVVYDNTSGFSFTCDLSDNIAAPWPSSSSMASFSLCAPEMSLPALPTSETVYHGCNSFLLDLLIIVFALFIVPLNDYH